The Candidatus Melainabacteria bacterium RIFOXYA2_FULL_32_9 DNA segment CACTAACCTGTCCTATACATACTGGCGCAATATATGAATGATGTCTAAAATTTTCTCTGGTATAAATATTAGTTAAATGAACTTCCACACAGGGTAAATTAACAGCTAAAATAGCGTCTCTTATTGCTATACTCGTATGAGTATAAGCAGCCGGATTAATTATAATGCCATCGAAAATATCTAAAGCACTGTGAATCTCGGTTATTAATTCACTTTCACTATTCGATTGAAAAAT contains these protein-coding regions:
- a CDS encoding type II 3-dehydroquinate dehydratase, which encodes MKILVLHGPNLNLLGKRETDKYGIKTLDDINNELNRMAAELDVELEIFQSNSESELITEIHSALDIFDGIIINPAAYTHTSIAIRDAILAVNLPCVEVHLTNIYTRENFRHHSYIAPVCIGQVSGFREDSYTLGLLALVDYLKKLNKV